The Clupea harengus chromosome 6, Ch_v2.0.2, whole genome shotgun sequence genome contains a region encoding:
- the LOC105891080 gene encoding mucin-5AC, whose translation MAVYIGLTTSETGPTNVNVIPTMTKIQMLAGASPVHNELVCSTWGNYHFKTFDGDIFQLPSSCNYILTSQCKSSYEDFNIQMRREVENGLPTISKITMMLEGTVVELMKGTVSVNGEIVTLPFSESGVQIEKSPSYINIKAKLGLLVKWNEDDAFLVELDKKYANQTCGLCGDFNGVQTYNEFVTDDGVPISTLDYGNIWKLDGPTETCNEPVEPEPVCRDMTSVCDQLLSSPAFGSCKDLVDIDSFVKACARDLCQCANSSDSFCLCGTVSEYSRQCIHAGGKPGEWRTEEFCPKSCPTNMVHQECGSPCVDTCSNPDRGQVCEEHCMDGCFCPPGTVFDDVTGKGCISVTECSCGNNGNIYQPGESYSSNCKHCTCGAGQWSCKEEDCPATCSVEGGSHFFTFDGKAYTFHGDCSYVLTKQCNGTDFTVLGDLVRCGLTETETCLKAVTLAVAGNTVINIQPNGKVFINRIYSQLPLSTAGVKIFEASTFFIIVQTSVGIQLEIQLSPTMQVYITASSELKQKTCGLCGNFNNIQADDFLTMSGITEGTASGFANTWKTRASCPDVKSSLENPCSLSFDNEKYAQKWCSLLTDADGVFSPCHNEINPDIYKENCMYDSCNCEKSEDCMCAALSSYVHACAAKGIQLNGWRDTACKEYATNCPSNMVYAYSIENSDRSCRCYSDPDFTCSVTFASVDGCICAKGMYLDEGGKCVAPASCSCYYKGQVIPPGEVISKDKATCTCKAGKLSCMGETTHLPTCPAPMVYFNCSSADPAAKGSECQRSCSTLHMACISSECVSGCVCPSGLVSDGKGGCVKEDQCPCYHNGAQYKPGDSIKVDCNKCTCKDSKWDCSSNLCHGTCAIYGDGHYITFDGKRFSFDGGCEYILTENSCGHGSANGTFRVITENVPCGTTGTTCSKAIKIFLGSNELILTDGGYQVVKRNAGEEVPFQIRTMGIYLVIEAKNGLILMWDRKTSLFIKLSPEFKGDVCGLCGNYDGNANNDFVTRNQGQAIKSLEFGNSWKVSPSCPDAKQTKNPCTSNPYRKSWAQKKCSIIISEAFASCHYQVDPSPFYDSCVSDSCACDSGGDCECFCTAVASYAAACNEAGACVAWRTPNICPLFCDYYNPPGECEWHYKPCGAPCMKTCRNPTGQCSQQIPALEGCYPQCPADEPFFDEDTMKCVQREKCGCFDDEGRHYVNGEKVPTSANCRTWYNPNQTYFDTFNSNTNNDHKYNYNNSADTNSDYLHHPAINNRYYDSDHNNNIHKYTYAHNNNVHNIYNHRNTYNQAMHITMLWTMCGHYYDDNNYDTNTNHNYTYDHNNNVHNIYNHRNTYNTQYHCHCANYNNYDTNNNHNSTYDHNNNVHNIYNHRNTYNQAMHITMLWTMCGHYYDDNNYDTNTNHNYTYDHNNNVHNIYNHRNTYNTQYHCHCANYYDYVNDNNPDTNNNHNYTYAHNNNVHNIYNHRNTYNQAMHIRIGCTQPTKVDCRAKMYPTLPLTQLGQDVICSPSEGLVCLNKNQGNKQECFDYEIRVQCCAPCPTTTTTTTTTPTPTTTTTPPTTTTTTSTTTPTTTGTPTTPSTTVTVPTTTTTSTTTTPTPTTTTTTPKPTTTTSTTSTTTETPTTKPCTCEWSDWIDLGAPTPGPDGGDTESISQLINSKRIGCTQPTKVDCRAKMYPTLPLTQLGQDVICSPSEGLVCLNKNQGNKQECFDYEIRVQCCAPCPTTTTTTTTTTTPTPTTTTSTTTPTTTSTTSTTTPTTTGTPTTPSTTVTVADTTTTSTTPTPTTTTTTPTPTTTTSTTSTTTETPTTKPCTCEWSDWIDLGSPTPGPDGGDTESISQLIDSRRIGCTQPTKVDCRAKMYPTLPLTQLGQDVICSPSEGLVCLNKNQGNKQECFDYEIRVQCCAPCPTTTTTTTTTPTPTTTTTPPTTTTTTSTTTPTTTGTPTTPSTTVTVPTTTTTSTTTTQTPTTTTTPPTTTTTTSTTTPTTTGTPTTPSTTVTVPTTTTTSTTTTPTPTTTTTTPTPTTTTSTTSTTTETPTTKPCTCEWSDWIDLGAPTPGPDGGDTESISQLINSKRIGCTQPTKVDCRAKMYPTLPLTQLGQDVICSPSVGLVCLNKNQGIKQECFDYEIRVQCCGPCVGTTTTTTTTTPTPTTTTPTTTTTTSTISTTTETPTTPSTTVTVPTTTTTSTTTTPTPTTTTTPPTTTTTTSTTTPTTTGTPTTPSTTVTVPTTTTMSTTTTPTPTTTTTTPTPTTTTSTTTPTTTGTPTTPSTTVTLPTSSSITAPPPKNCTCEWSDWIDLGSPTPGPDGGDTESISQLINSKRIGCTQPTNVDCRAKMYPTLPLTQLGQDVICSPSVGLVCLNKNQGNKQECFDYEIRVQCCAPCPTTTTTTTTTPTPTTSTTTPTTTTTTTSTSTTTKTPTTPSTTVTVPTTTTTTTTPTPTTTTTPPTTTTTTSTTTPTTTGTPTTPSTTVTVPTTTTTSTTTTPTPTTTTTTPTPTTTTSTTSTTTETPTTPSTTVTLPTSSSITAPPPKNCTCEWSDWIDLGSPTPGPDGGDTESISQLINSKRIGCTQPTKVDCRAKMYPTLPLTQLGQDVICSPSVGLVCLNKNQGNKQECFDYEIRVQCCAPCPTTTTTTTTTPTPTTTTTPPTTTTTTSTTTPTTTGTPTTPSTTVTVPTTTTTSTTTTPTPTTTTTTPTPTTTTSTTSTTTETPTTPSTTVTLPTSSSITAPPPKNCTCEWSDWIDLGSPTPGPDGGDTESISQLINSKRIGCTQPTKVDCRAKMYPTLPLTQLGQDVICSPSVGLVCLNKNQANKQECFDYEIRVQCCAPCPTTTTTTTTTPTPTTTTTPPTTTTTTSTTSTTTETPTTPSTTVTVPTTTTTTTTPTPTTTTTTPTPTTTTSTTTPTTTGTPTTPSTTVTVPTTTTTSTTTTPTPTTTTTTPTPTTTTSTTSTTTETPTTPSTTVTLPTSSSITAPPPKNCTCEWSDWIDLGSPTPGPDGGDTESISQLINSKRIGCTQPTKVDCRAKMYPTLPLTQLGQDVICSPSEGLVCLNKNQANKQECFDYEIRVQCCAPCPTTTTTTTTTPTPTTTTTPPTTTTTTSTTSTTTETPTTPSTTVTVPTTTTTTTTPTPTTTTTTPTPTTTTSTTTPTTTGTPTTPSTTVTVPTTTTTSTTTTPTPTTTTTTPTPTTTTSTTSTTTETPTTPSTTVTLPTSSSITAPPPKNCTCEWSDWIDLGSPTPGPDGGDTESISQLINSKRIGCTQPTKVDCRAKMYPTLPLTQLGQDVICSPSVGLVCLNKNQANKQECFDYEIRVQCCAPCPTTTTTTTTTPTPTTTTTPPTPTTTTSTTSTTTETPTTPSTTVTVPTTTTTSTTTTPTPTTTTTTPTTTTTTSTTSTTSTTTKTPSPPSTTVTVPTTTTTTTTTPTPTTTTTPPTTTTTTSTTTPTTTTLSTTSITHSTVTAHPASFTTVSSTTFTVRTGPTFKPSPQVVLSTTTKKPSPPCNGCEDVNGKLHPAGKCL comes from the exons ATGGCTGTGTACATCGGACTCACTACCTCAGAAACAG GTCCCACAAATGTTAATGTGATTCCAACAATGACCAAGATACAAATGCTTGCAG GAGCAAGCCCTGTCCACAACGAACTGGTCTGCAGTACATGGGGTAACTACCATTTCAAGACCTTCGATGGAGACATCTTCCAGCTCCCGTCCAGCTGCAACTACATCCTGACCTCTCAGTGTAAGAGCAGCTATGAGGATTTCAACATCCagatgaggagggaggtggagaatgGCCTGCCAACAATCAGCAAGATCACCATGATGCTGGAGGGCACTGTGGTCGAGCTGATGAAGGGCACTGTCTCTGTCAATGGGGAAAT TGTGACGCTGCCATTCAGTGAATCAGGAGTTCAGATTGAGAAGAGCCCTTCCTACATCAACATCAAGGCAAAGCTGGGGCTCTTGGTCAAGTGGAATGAGGATGATGCCTTCCTG GTGGAATTGGACAAAAAATACGCAAACCAAACATGTGGGTTGTGTGGAGACTTCAATGGCGTCCAGACTTACAATGAGTTTGTCACAGAtg atGGTGTACCAATTTCTACTCTTGACTATGGAAACATCTGGAAGTTGGATGGTCCAACTGAAACCTGTAATGAGCCAGTTGAACCTGAACCAGTGTGCAGAGATATG ACATCGGTGTGTGACCAGCTGCTCTCCAGCCCAGCCTTTGGAAGCTGTAAAGACCTAGTGGACATTGATTCATTTGTCAAGGCCTGTGCAAGGGACCTCTGCCAGTGTGCCAACAGCTCTGACTCGTTCTGCCTGTGCGGCACCGTATCTGAGTACTCGCGTCAGTGCATCCATGCCGGCGGGAAACCCGGCGAGTGGAGGACAGAAGAGTTCTGCC CAAAGTCATGCCCCACCAACATGGTGCACCAGGAGTGTGGAAGCCCATGTGTTGACACTTGCTCAAACCCTGACagaggacaggtgtgtgaggagcaCTGCATGGATGGATGCTTCTGCCCACCAG GCACTGTGTTTGACGACGTCACTGGGAAGGGCTGCATCAGTGTGACAGAGTGCTCCTGTGGCAACAACGGAAACATATACCAACCTGGAGAATCTTACTCCAGCAACTGTAAGCACTG TACCTGTGGTGCAGGACAGTGGAGCTGTAAGGAGGAAGACTGCCCAGCAACATGCTCTGTGGAGGGAGGGTCCCACTTTTTCACCTTTGATGGGAAAGCCTACACTTTCCATGGGGACTGTTCATATGTCCTCACCAAG CAATGCAATGGGACCGACTTCACAGTTCTGGGAGATCTTGTTAGGTGTGGTTTAACTGAAACAGAAACCTGTCTGAAGGCTGTAACACTTGCCGTTGCTGGAAACACT GTGATCAATATCCAGCCCAATGGAAAAGTTTTCATCAACAGGATCTACTCTCAGTTGCCCCTGTCTACAG CTGGAGTGAAAATCTTTGAAGCGTCCACATTTTTCATCATCGTTCAGACCTCAGTTGGTATTCAGCTGGAAATTCAGCTGTCACCGACCATGCAGGTGTACATCACAGCAAGTTCTGAGCTCAAGCAGAAGACATGTG GTCTGTGTGGAAACTTTAACAACATTCAGGCTGACGATTTCTTGACAATGAGTGGAATCACAGAGGGAACGGCATCCGGCTTTGCCAACACCTGGAAAACAAGAGCCAGTTGCCCTGATGTGAAGAGCAGTTTGGAGAACCCCTGCAGCCTGAGCTTCGACAACG AGAAGTATGCCCAAAAGTGGTGCTCCCTGCTCACGGATGCTGACGGGGTGTTTTCCCCGTGCCACAATGAAATCAACCCTGACATCTACAAAGAG AACTGCATGTATGACAGCTGCAACTGTGAGAAGAGTGAGGACTGCATGTGTGCTGCCCTCTCCTcctatgtgcatgcatgcgcagCCAAAGGCATCCAGCTAAATGGCTGGAGAGACACGGCCTGCA AGGAGTACGCCACCAACTGCCCGAGCAACATGGTCTACGCCTACAGCATAGAAAACAGTGACCGCTCCTGCCGTTGCTACAGTGACCCCGACTTCACCTGTTCAGTAACATTTGCATCTGTGGATGGATGCATCTGTGCAAAGGGGATGTATTTGGATGAAGGCGGAAAATGTGTTGCACCAGCGAGCTGCTCCTGCTACTACAAAGGCCAGGTGATCCCTCCTGGGGAGGTCATCAGCAAGGACAAGGCCACGTG CACATGCAAAGCAGGCAAACTCAGTTGCATGGGAGAAACTACACATCTGCCAA CATGCCCAGCACCCATGGTGTACTTCAACTGCTCCAGTGCTGACCCAGCAGCCAAAGGCTCCGAGTGTCAGAGGAGTTGTTCAACCCTGCACATGGcctgt ATCAGCTCAGAGTGTgtctcaggctgtgtgtgtccttctggcCTGGTCTCCGATGGAAAGGGTGGCTGTGTAAAGGAGGACCAGTGCCCCTGTTACCACAATGGAGCTCAGTACAAACCTGGGGACAGCATCAAGGTGGACTGCAATAAATG TACTTGCAAAGACAGCAAATGGGACTGCAGCTCAAACTTGTGCCATGGCACCTGTGCCATCTATGGAGATGGACATTACATCACTTTTGATGGGAAGAGATTCAGCTTTGATGGTGGTTGTGAATACATCCTAACCGAG AATTCCTGTGGACATGGGAGTGCTAATGGAACATTCCGAGTCATCACTGAGAACGTCCCCTGTGGAACCACCGGAACCACCTGTTCCAAAGCCATCAAGATATTTTTGGGG AGTAACGAGTTGATACTGACAGACGGAGGTTACCAAGTTGTCAAGAGGAATGCAGGAGAAGAGGTGCCCTTCCAGATCCGCACCATGGGGATCTACCTTGTGATTGAAGCTAAAAATGGGCTGATTCTCATGTGGGACAGAAAAACAAGTCTGTTCATCAAGCTTAGTCCAGAGTTCAAG GGTGATGTTTGCGGCCTGTGTGGAAACTATGATGGCAACGCCAATAATGACTTTGTTACGAGAAACCAAGGACAGGCCATTAAGTCTCTGGAGTTTGGAAACAGCTGGAAAGTTTCTCCAAGCTGCCCTGATGCCAAACAGACCAAAAATCCCTGCACATCCAACCCTTACAGAAAATCTTGGGCTCAGAAAAAGTGTAGCATTATCATAAGTGAAGCGTTTGCATCGTGCCATTATCAG GTGGATCCTTCTCCATTTTATGATTCTTGCGTGAGTGACTCGTGTGCCTGTGATAGTGGTGGAGACTGTGAGTGCTTCTGCACTGCAGTGGCATCTTATGCAGCTGCCTGCAATGAAGCAGGAGCCTGTGTGGCCTGGAGAACCCCAAATATCTGCC CTCTCTTCTGTGATTACTACAACCCAccgggtgagtgtgagtggcacTATAAACCCTGCGGAGCTCCATGCATGAAGACCTGCAGGAATCCCACAGGGCAGTGCTCTCAGCAGATACCAGCACTGGAAG GTTGCTACCCCCAATGCCCTGCCGATGAGCCCTTTTTTGACGAAGACACCATGAAATGTGTACAAAGGGAGAAATGTGGTTGTTTTGATGATGAAGGCAGACACTACGTCAATGGAGAGAAAGTCCCTACGTCAGCCAACTGTAGAACATGGTATAATCCAAATCAGACATA TTTCGACACCTTCAACTCCAACACCAACAACGACCACAAGTACAACTACAACAACAGTGCCGACACCAACAGTGATTACCTTCACCACCCCGCAATCAACAACAG ATACTACGACTccgaccacaacaacaacatccacaAGTACACCTACGCCCACAACAACAACGTCCACAACATCTACAACCACCGAAACACCTACAACCAAGCCATGCACAT TACAATGTTGTGGACCATGTGTGGACACTACTACGACGACAACAACTACGACACCAACACCAAccacaactacacctacgaccacaacaacaacgtcCACAATATCTACAACCACCGAAACACCTACAACACCCAGTACCACTGTCACTGTGCCAACTACAACAACTAcgacaccaacaacaaccacaactccACCTACgaccacaacaacaacgtcCACAACATCTACAACCACAGAAACACCTACAACCAAGCCATGCACAT TACAATGTTGTGGACCATGTGTGGACACTACTACGACGACAACAACTACGACACCAACACCAAccacaactacacctacgaccacaacaacaacgtcCACAATATCTACAACCACCGAAACACCTACAACACCCAGTACCACTGTCACTGTGCCAACTACTACGACTACGTCAACGACAACAACCCcgacaccaacaacaaccacaactacACCTACGCCCACAACAACAACGTCCACAACATCTACAACCACCGAAACACCTACAACCAAGCCATGCACAT ACGTATCGGTTGTACACAGCCAACAAAGGTTGATTGCAGGGCCAAGATGTATCCAACCTTACCCCTTACTCAGTTGGGCCAAGATGTCATTTGCAGTCCATCTGAAGGACTTGTTTGCTTGAACAAAAACCAGGGAAATAAGCAAGAGTGTTTCGATTATGAAATTCGAGTACAATGTTGTGCACCATGTCCGACAACTActacgacgacgacgacaacaccgacaccaacaacaaccacaactccACCTACgaccacaacaacaacgtccacaactacacctacgaCCACCGGAACACCTACAACACCTAGTACCACTGTCACTGTGCCAACTACTACGACTACGTCAACGACAACAACCCcgacaccaacaacaaccacaactacACCTAAGCCCACAACAACAACGTCCACAACATCTACAACCACCGAAACACCTACAACCAAGCCATGCACATGTGAATGGTCTGACTGGATTGATCTTGGAGCCCCAACACCTGgccctgatggaggagacactgAGTCAATTTCACAACTTATCAATTCCAAACGTATTGGTTGTACACAGCCAACAAAGGTTGATTGCAGGGCCAAGATGTATCCAACCTTACCCCTTACTCAGTTGGGCCAAGATGTAATTTGCAGTCCATCTGAAGGACTTGTTTGCTTGAACAAAAACCAGGGAAATAAGCAAGAGTGTTTCGATTATGAAATTCGAGTACAATGTTGTGCACCATGTCCGACAACTACTACGActacgacgacgacgacaacaccgacaccaacaacaacaacgtccacaactacacctacgaCCACATCAACAACGtccacaactacacctacgaCCACCGGAACACCTACAACACCCAGTACCACTGTCACTGTGGCAGATACTACGACTACGTCAACAACCCcgacaccaacaacaaccacaactacACCTACGCCCACAACAACAACGTCCACAACATCTACAACCACCGAAACACCTACAACCAAGCCATGCACATGTGAATGGTCTGACTGGATTGATCTTGGATCCCCAACACCTGgccctgatggaggagacactgAGTCAATTTCACAACTCATCGATTCCAGACGTATCGGTTGTACACAGCCAACAAAGGTTGATTGCAGGGCCAAGATGTATCCAACCTTACCCCTTACTCAGTTGGGCCAAGATGTCATTTGCAGTCCATCTGAAGGACTTGTTTGCTTGAACAAAAACCAGGGAAATAAGCAAGAGTGTTTCGATTATGAAATTCGAGTACAATGTTGTGCACCATGTCCGACAACTActacgacgacgacgacaacaccgacaccaacaacaaccacaactccACCTACgaccacaacaacaacgtccacaactacacctacgaCCACCGGAACACCTACAACACCCAGTACCACTGTCACTGTGCCAACTACTACGACTACGTCAACGACAACAACCcagacaccaacaacaaccacaactccACCTACgaccacaacaacaacgtccacaactacacctacgaCCACCGGAACACCTACAACACCCAGTACCACGGTCACTGTGCCAACTACTACGACTACGTCAACGACAACAACCCcgacaccaacaacaaccacaactacACCTACGCCCACAACAACAACGTCCACAACATCTACAACCACAGAAACACCTACAACCAAGCCATGCACATGTGAATGGTCTGACTGGATTGATCTTGGAGCCCCAACACCTGgccctgatggaggagacactgAGTCAATTTCACAACTTATCAATTCCAAACGTATTGGTTGTACACAGCCAACAAAGGTTGATTGCAGGGCCAAGATGTATCCAACCTTACCCCTTACTCAGTTGGGCCAAGATGTCATTTGCAGTCCATCTGTAGGACTTGTTTGCTTAAACAAAAACCAGGGAATTAAGCAAGAGTGTTTTGATTATGAAATTCGAGTACAATGTTGTGGACCATGTGTGGGCACTACTACGACGACAACAACTACGACACCAACACCAAccacaactacacctacgaccacaacaacaacgtcCACAATATCTACAACCACCGAAACACCTACAACACCCAGTACCACTGTCACTGTGCCAACTACTACGACTACATCAACGACGACAACACcgacaccaacaacaaccacaactccACCTACgaccacaacaacaacgtccacaactacacctacgaCCACCGGAACACCTACAACACCCAGTACCACTGTCACTGTGCCAACTACTACGACTATGTCAACGACAACAACCCcgacaccaacaacaaccacaactacacctacgcccacaacaacaacgtccacaactacacctacgaCCACCGGAACACCTACAACACCCAGTACCACGGTCACTttaccaacatcatcatcaataaCTGCACCCCCTCCCAAAAACTGCACATGTGAATGGTCTGACTGGATTGATCTTGGATCCCCAACACCTGgccctgatggaggagacactgAGTCAATTTCACAACTTATCAATTCCAAACGTATTGGTTGTACACAGCCAACAAATGTTGATTGCAGGGCCAAGATGTATCCTACCTTACCCCTTACTCAGTTGGGCCAAGATGTCATTTGCAGTCCATCTGTAGGACTTGTTTGCTTGAACAAAAACCAGGGAAATAAGCAAGAGTGTTTCGATTATGAAATTCGAGTACAATGTTGTGCACCATGTCCGACAACTACTACGACGACGACAACAACCCCGACACCAACAAcatccacaactacacctacgaccacaacaacaaccacatcTACATCTACGACCACCAAAACACCTACAACACCTAGTACCACTGTCACTGTGCCAACTActacgacgacgacgacaactccgacaccaacaacaaccacaactccACCTACgaccacaacaacaacgtccacaactacacctacgaCCACCGGAACACCTACAACACCTAGTACCACTGTCACTGTGCCAACTACTACGACTACGTCAACGACAACAACCCcgacaccaacaacaaccacaactacACCTACGCCCACAACAACAACGTCCACAACATCTACAACCACCGAAACACCTACAACACCCAGTACCACGGTCACTttaccaacatcatcatcaataaCTGCACCCCCTCCCAAAAACTGCACATGTGAATGGTCTGACTGGATTGATCTTGGATCCCCAACACCTGgccctgatggaggagacactgAATCAATTTCACAACTTATCAATTCCAAACGTATTGGTTGTACACAGCCAACAAAGGTTGATTGCAGGGCCAAGATGTATCCAACCTTACCCCTTACTCAGTTGGGCCAAGATGTCATTTGCAGTCCATCTGTAGGACTTGTTTGCTTGAACAAAAACCAGGGAAATAAGCAAGAGTGTTTCGATTATGAAATTCGAGTACAATGTTGTGCACCATGTCCGACAACTActacgacgacgacgacaactccgacaccaacaacaaccacaactccACCTACgaccacaacaacaacgtccacaactacacctacgaCCACCGGAACACCTACAACACCTAGTACCACTGTCACTGTGCCAACTACTACGACTACGTCAACGACAACAACCCcgacaccaacaacaaccacaactacACCTACGCCCACAACAACAACGTCCACAACATCTACAACCACCGAAACACCTACAACACCCAGTACCACGGTCACTttaccaacatcatcatcaataaCTGCACCCCCTCCCAAAAACTGCACATGTGAATGGTCTGACTGGATTGATCTTGGATCCCCAACACCTGgccctgatggaggagacactgAGTCAATTTCACAACTTATCAATTCCAAACGTATTGGTTGTACACAGCCAACAAAGGTTGATTGCAGGGCCAAGATGTATCCAACCTTACCCCTTACTCAGTTGGGCCAAGATGTCATTTGCAGTCCATCTGTAGGACTTGTTTGCTTGAACAAAAACCAGGCAAATAAGCAAGAGTGTTTCGATTATGAAATTCGAGTACAATGTTGTGCACCATGTCCGACAACTActacgacgacgacgacaactccgacaccaacaacaaccacaactccACCTACgaccacaacaacaacgtcCACAACATCTACAACCACCGAAACACCTACAACACCTAGTACCACTGTCACTGTGCCAACTActacgacgacgacgacaactccgacaccaacaacaaccacaactacacctacgcccacaacaacaacgtccacaactacacctacgaCCACCGGAACACCTACAACACCTAGTACCACTGTCACTGTGCCAACTACTACGACTACATCAACGACAACAACCCcgacaccaacaacaaccacaactacACCTACGCCCACAACAACAACGTCCACAACATCTACAACCACCGAAACACCTACAACACCCAGTACCACGGTCACTttaccaacatcatcatcaataaCTGCACCCCCTCCCAAAAACTGCACATGTGAATGGTCTGACTGGATTGATCTTGGATCCCCAACACCTGgccctgatggaggagacactgAATCAATTTCACAACTTATCAATTCCAAACGTATTGGTTGTACACAGCCAACAAAGGTTGATTGCAGGGCCAAGATGTATCCAACCTTACCCCTTACTCAGTTGGGCCAAGATGTCATTTGCAGTCCATCTGAAGGACTTGTTTGCTTGAACAAAAACCAGGCAAATAAGCAAGAGTGTTTCGATTATGAAATTCGAGTACAATGTTGTGCACCATGTCCGACAACTActacgacgacgacgacaactccgacaccaacaacaaccacaactccACCTACgaccacaacaacaacgtcCACAACATCTACAACCACCGAAACACCTACAACACCCAGTACCACTGTCACTGTGCCAACTActacgacgacgacgacaactccgacaccaacaacaaccacaactacacctacgcccacaacaacaacgtccacaactacacctacgaCCACCGGAACACCTACAACACCTAGTACCACTGTCACTGTGCCAACTACTACGACTACATCAACGACAACAACCCcgacaccaacaacaaccacaactacACCTACGCCCACAACAACAACGTCCACAACATCTACAACCACCGAAACACCTACAACACCCAGTACCACGGTCACTttaccaacatcatcatcaataaCTGCACCCCCTCCCAAAAACTGCACATGTGAATGGTCTGACTGGATTGATCTTGGATCCCCAACACCTGgccctgatggaggagacactgAATCAATTTCACAACTTATCAATTCCAAACGTATTGGTTGTACACAGCCAACAAAGGTTGATTGCAGGGCCAAGATGTATCCAACCTTACCCCTTACTCAGTTGGGCCAAGATGTCATTTGCAGTCCATCTGTAGGACTTGTTTGCTTGAACAAAAACCAGGCAAATAAGCAAGAGTGTTTCGATTATGAAATTCGAGTACAATGTTGTGCACCATGTCCGACAACTActacgacgacgacgacaactccgacaccaacaacaaccacaactccACCTACGCCCACAACAACAACGTCCACAACATCTACAACCACCGAAACACCTACAACACCCAGTACCACTGTCACTGTgccaactactactactacgtCAACGACAACAACCCcgacaccaacaacaaccacaactacacctacgaccacaacaacaacgtcCACAACATCTACTACATCTACGACCACCAAAACACCTTCACCACCAAGTACCACTGTCACAGTGCCAACTACTACGACTACGACAACGACAACTCCGACtccaacaacaaccacaactccACCTACgaccacaacaacaacgtcCACAACTACACCTACCACCACAACATTGTCCACCACCTCTATCACCCACAGTACTGTCACTGCCCACCCTGCCTCATTTACAACTGTTTCATCAACCACATTTACAGTGCGTACCGGGCCTACTTTCAAACCATCTCCACAAGTTGTCTTGTCTACCACCACAAAAAAACCATCTCCACCTTGTAATGGTTGCGAAGATGTAAATGGAAAGCTTCACCCTGCAGGCAAGTGTCTCTGA